A segment of the Mercurialis annua linkage group LG4, ddMerAnnu1.2, whole genome shotgun sequence genome:
AAAGATATAGGTAGGGATGGATTTGAACTGGTCAAATATCAGGAAATGATAATCATGCAGAAAGGGTCGGTTAGCATTTATACTAATGTATTTTAATTAGAAGTTGCATTGGCTCCTTATGCTTTGTTCCTTCTTTCCAACATTTCTTTCAATCATTTCATCTTTCCTTGTGTTATCATTTACATTTACCCTTGGAATCTGATTGTGCTTCTTTGAATGATTGATTTTTGCAGTTTGTTTTGAAATACAATTTGAAGCTTTTATCTTGGTGGTAATGCTTTGCAGAATCACTCAGAAGAAATTGTGGGAAACAGATTTTAACAGCCAAGGTGTGAGATTGTCATGTTTCTAGCTTCATGCTGGCCAAATGGGATGCGCTTTTGAAACAAGGAAATTGCAAGAACTTCTCCTGCCACATGCATAGAAATGCTGATAAGATTACATCTATGAAGGTACAGCTATGATTAGAGATTAAGAGTTCTAAATTCCTTATGTGAGAAACTGTTGCTGGTTGCTGCAGTGGATTCTTCTACTGAAAGTTAAATGGAGTTTGAGAAAATATTAGCCTTTTGGTGACATGAGATAGATATTTACTTTTCCACAATACAGTTATGAacctttctttttaaaaatcctCGACTTGAAAAAGAAAAGCTAAACAGCCTAAGGAGAAAAGAAATGTAATCAAACATAGGCAATCTATTAAAAATGGCACTTTTGTTTCTTTTGTGTAGATGGAAGAGTTGTAATACTAGGAGGCACAAACAGAGAAGAATATGGAGAACTAAAAGACCACCATGATAACTCGATGGTGGATGAGGAAGGTGAAGGTCTCAGGTGGACTTAAGCGCGGCAGTGACAATATTATGTATAGGACAATAGCTTCAAATTCCAATTGGTTCAGTTTTGATGCTGATAAAGAAAAGTAAATTATTTGAAACTTAAATCTGAATATAAGAATCCTAATACCACCAAATTGTTGGCACTAGGGGTCGTACACAAATGGAGTCTTCCTATTCCTTTATTAGAATTggtaaatatttgtatatggACTTTTGCTGATGTTTATGTATACTCATCTAttgtatttattgttttatgtaTCTGGCTGTCCTGCAGAAACTTGTGCAGAACTAGAAGCTAGTCTTCCAAGTTAGAAGATCCTGGTGATGCCATATATATTAGCATGAGTTCATTGGATGGTCTGGTAGATGAATTATTGAGGAAGATTCTCATCAAAAAATTTGTTGATTCAGTTCAACATGCTAAATTCGTCACCTAAGTGTTGGTCATCTTCTGTTTCCTGTTCGATTTTTGTTCACGGTATGTAATTCACAGGCCCTCGATTAGCAGGCATGCTCTGATCTACCAACATGGTTTAGAATTTGATTCATTTGCATCTGTACTTCCGGACCCGTATTTGGTGGTTGAGTTTGCTTCCAAGTGTCACCTTTTAAATTCCACAAATTACCACGAAAACTTATTCGCGTTCTCAGGTTGATAAGTTGTTGCAAAGGTTGGTGTTATATTTGAATCAACTCACCTTTGCTTTTGGCGTAATCTCTGAAACTGATGACTACTTTGATTCTCGATACAGAGTGGTATTATTTCTTGGTGCAATTTATGGTTACTTTGTTTTTTACCAGATACATGTTAGTTATTTTCAGAAAAGGGAAATGTTATATTGTTAACTTATCAATTGGATGAATAATAGTTTCATCCGAAGGTTAAATAGACAAAGTAACCATAGAATTTCCCATTATTTCATGCATTTATAGGACAGCTTCACTCTCTGTTCAGAAAGTGAAGCTTGGAGACTCTTTCCCACAAAACAGTCTGTGGTCTTGGTTTGTACTATatatttcatttcttttatcACTTGGCAGTTATGTTGCAGGGATTATTTTTGTTCGTAATGGATTATATTTTGAGCTCTTATAATCTAATGAGTTTTGTTTCCTGGCCAATATAACTTATGTTTGTTGAGTAGATGGTATTTTCTTGTGGAACAGGAAGACTAATCAACTGCAGCAAGTTGTCTCCGAAGCAGAAAATAATAGCTTCACGGTCATCAATGCCCTGCCCTTAGTTTTTCGTTACTGGAAAAACTCACTTCCGATTCTTGGCAAGCAAACCACAGGTTCatgtaaatttaaattgaaataatgcgTCTTTATTGTCTGATTTGATGGAAATTCTAGCTGTAGCTTAAGGTTTTCAATTCAAAATAGTTTTTGGCAGGAACATATATGTttaggtttgattttgatttaggTGAATTCTTAACAGTTAATTGCTTCCACTAGTAATATAAGCATTCTGCCACAGAAaacttaacttaaaccaattccaTACACCAAATAATTAGAATTCAATATTTCATGTTTATACATTAACAATAATATTCAAAGTTTCTTCTTCAACACTTGCACATTACCAAAACTGCAGATCCTTATTTACATTTGAAAAATAAGGTGGATGATATCTCTGTGGTTATGACCTGCTCTAATCTGGATTAAAAATCGTTAAACTATATTCGTCTATAGCTACCCTTATCTACATATTGAGCTCATTAAATAATCTGGCAGTAATTTACTATTATCTTCATATTTCCAATAAAATTCGTAAAAAACATAGAATAATATATTTCTATAGAAATTCTATATTCAAACCTCTCATTTCCTTTGAATTACGGAGGAATGATTTATGCAAGGAAGACCAAAAactatatataattttcttaGTAATGGAATGTTAACTACTCAAAATATTGACATCTCAAACAGAAAACAAAAACCTACATCTCAAATAGAAACCAAAAATTTCCTAAAAATCTATCATATTACATAGATATCTCATATCACACTAGTAACTGATAATGAGTCCTGAAGCCTGAGAAGCTCCTTGAGGAGGTGGTCCAATTTTAAGATCCAAAGGATCTTCCTTTCTAAttgttgttgttgatgatgatgaagCTTTTGGCAAATAGTGTATAGGAAATAACCTTGGATTAGGAATGCCTGAATGGTGAGTAGTTATGGGTGCATAAGTATAATTTCCCATGTGCAAGAATGGTGGAGCTGCTCTAGTTTAACCCCCCAAAGGAAATCCTACCTGCAAAACCATGTAAATAAACTTATTACACATACTGGGAACAAATCAACAAGAATGCAATCTTTTTGTTCGGTTGATTGGATCCTATGTTCTATAGGAACACGCTCAAACGGGAAATGCTCAACgagaaaaggtgaaatgattttttttttcaaagaataGGTCGTAagcaaaaaaaattggaatttcATAAGcgtttttgaaaatgaaaatgaaagcTGAAAATGACTCCCAAGTTTCTGTGCAATGTAAATTGGATCTAATCGGAACTTAAAACCTTGAAGGCGACTTTTGTACGAATTAACCTAAACTTGGTATTAGAATGGCGTACAGCTATTTGATCACAGATGAAAATCATCAAATCCAAATTAATCAAGATCGAAATTGGTCTTTACCATATTAGGAATTCCAGCATAACCTGGATGAGCACCAGGATTAGCCATGGGAATTGGATGTTGATCCAGGCAAAGATGAGGGACTTTGTTCATTATCCGAGCTTGCGTAACATCCTATAAAATCAATAGAAAATAGTATTACATAAGTTCTGAAAAGCTTTATGAGTAAAGTAGTGGATGGAATGCTAACACTGAAATGAACTTTACATTCAATGGGATTTCAGTAGTTTTCATTAACGGCATAGCTGAAGATGGACTAGCCTGTTTTAATGCAAAGTTACCATTCTGACAAGTTGACGGAAAACAGAATATTGAAGGAATCGAACATAACATGAAAGCGAATTTACCTGTGATGAAGTGCTAGCAGGATAAATGGATAGGTCCTGAGGCTGTGATGCTGGAACCTGAAAGGTTAAGAAAACTATCAGTTCCAGTCTCATTATTTCAGGATTCTAGAACTATATTGCATGATACTTCTCAAATTCTAAGTTTTAGCTTCGGAAAGGGAAACACTTATGAAAATCTGAAACtcgatatttatattattgttgaAATTAAGACATACATTTTCTTTTAGGGACTTGTCGAAGAGACTTGATTTAGAAGAAAATTGTCTGAGAAAATACTTTTGAGCATGACTAGCAACTTGGGTTGAGGTCCTGCTAGTCACAAAATTCTTGGAAATCCTTTCCAATCACCTTTACCAAGTTTGTCCAAACCTTCTAGAAAGTTCCTATGCTCTTCTTCACTCCAGGGCTTCCCTGAGGAAAAAATGCATAAGAAGAATGATTACCTAATATTTGTTTTCTTAAAACTAAACACCCTTCATGATTATTTAGAGACATGTGCAAAAATCGAATCAAACTGGATGATCAAACCAAACTGATCGATTTAATTTGGTGGagtttgatatttataaaaagaaattaatttttcaatttagttaGGTGtgatttatttagtttttgatACAaactgaataaaattaaaaaactaaacaaTACAAAAAGATTTggtttagtttaaaatatttaaattcttataaatttGTTTTGGCGTGAATTTTCGGCTCGTATTCATACATGCTCCTAGTTGTTGCATGCCATATGATGCATAAATTAAATGGTGAACAATCGAATCATAATCAGTTAATATAGGTTGCTCAATTTGCAATTTGGATTGCTAAAACAAAAATTCTAAATGGGAAATAATTATTCAGCCTAAGATCACACAATCACTGATGCATAATCTGACTGTAAATATTACTATAATCTTATGGATGGAAATAGTAAAATATCAGTTCAATGCAATCCCATCATCTTGCAAgtttaagacaaaaaaaaaaggccAAAAAAACATATTCCATTCCATCATACCAACCAACACATAAAAACAgactttttaaatttagtatCACCTAATTTTATGTTAACTTGatcaaatacataaattaaaacaCACCTTTTTTCCTATCAAGTGCTGTCTTGATTCTCTTTGAACCAACACAACTTTCTGATAAATACCCATCATAgccatttttattttctaagcaACCCAAATTGTCTAAACTAACACATTTAGTAATGGGGTTTTCATCTTCTTGAATAATATTTACGCCAAacaattttaaacattatttgGCGTAAATATTATTcaagaaaaaatcaaaaattaaatgtttgtttAAAAGAAGCAGATATTTTaaacaaacatttttttttcatactattTGATTAAAGGACTAAAGTTGTGTTAGATACATTTATTTTGTCTAAagtaagaaaaatgaaaaaaaaatcaaaataaaataatttattatgtaGACATTGTctatataaaattcataaacacatccaactaaatattaaaaaatctagGCTTAACCGCAATAAAATGCCAAACGTATGCGCGAAaggtcagttatagccaaacgtttaaaaatcggCACACATAGCCATTTTTGACTATCTTTGCTTCTTTTATAGCCACTAGTGAATCGAATCGAATCAGATTTTATGACAACAAGGCAGCCATGTCATCGCCAACATTAAACTAAAATCATATGCGGCACATTTAGACCAAACCAAACtcgattcaaaaaaaaatcaaacgacataataattaaaatcaaaattaaattattatagaataattaatttttttaaaaaaaattatttaaaaaaaattattttctcctTCAACGAGAAAACCAGTAGATTTGGTCTTCTCCATTGAAGGAGAAGACATGCTCTGGTCTTCTCCTTCAATGGGGAAGACCACAACTGGATTTCTCCATTGAAGGAGAAGACCCAGCTGTGGGTCTTCTCCTTCAATGGAGAAACCCAGAATTTGGGTCTTCTCCATTGAAGAAGAAGATCAACTGAGTCTTCTCCACTTAAGGAAAAGACCGACCTGGTCTTCTTGTTCAATGGAGAAGACCCAGATCTGGGTTCCTCCATTGAAGGAGAAGAACCACAGATCGTTGAAGGAGAAGACCCAAAATCTAGGTCTTCTCCGTTGAGGAGAAGACTCAAATCTGGGTTTTCTCCATTGAAAGAGAAGACCcagatttgatttgattagtaTAAGATTTTTTTAATCGAACTAAATTTGATTTGGGTTTATATATGATACTTATGAATTAGAACGACGCTGTTTTGATGAATAGGCGATGACATGACTGCTTTGCTGGAATAAAATCCGGTTTGATTCACTAATGGCTATAAAAGAATCAGagatagtttttttttgaattcatcggatctcattaaattgaatatgaaacagttacatttgtaagaaattcgggataatttgaagactaaacccgatgacctgacatggaacagacaacatgctgcctgattcgcagaccttacttacgaaaataaaaataaattactaactgtttcgcgaattaaatgcagtcttcaatcactcttcgttcgaacttctccaaacacccgcaaactcacagcATCCGATTTAATCAACACTTGatataactccttctaaaaaagagacaacaactctttctaaaaaggagacaacaaacctttcacatagaaagaacaacaaacttttcataaaaaaaagacaaaataatacattcataaaaaagaaaaacaataaaaaatgaataaaactagtatagctcatagacgaatccattttgttactaaaagatcttcaatctatcgtcgcttattgataattgaattgcgcttcgtgataaattttaatccgtcagaaaaatgaaaaagaattggctatatattatattctatgaaattcaaataacataaacaaaagggatggctaccgtcaatagaaaaattaagccattgacggctgccgaagaaaaaaataaaaaaaaagctctaggcggctagggtttgttagagagaaaagagaagagaaggctgatagggtttttttttatttttattttttctatgttAGTAATGAATCAGAGATAGTTTAAAATTGCTATATGTGccgatttttaaacgtttggctataactgacctCTCGCGCATACGTTTGACATTTTATTGTGATTATCCCAAAAATCTAACACAAACTCTCTTCTCATTTTGTAATATAAAATTGGATATTCCCATGAATTTCCAATGGAGCAGATTTAGGCAAACATTTccaaaaattatatatacaaaaaatttggtttgGCATGAATTTAATTCAAGAATTTATTTAACTTCATTTATTTCGGTCAAAAATGCATTACTACAAAGCAAATTAGCAGACCCACGAAATGAGAAACGATAAAACGTCGTCGTGTTGCCGATCTCGTCAACCATAATTCCAAGAACGAATCGACCAGTAGCAGACAAGTGGCATAGGTCGCCACATGCCACCACTCTGACAAAACAAAACACAATAATCTCTTAATCCAAATCCCAATTACCGAATTACCCATGGTCCCATCCTAGCCGTTACAGCCCCTTTTAGCCCTTTAACGGTCCCACATTCACTAAATCTCCCAGGTCATTATCGTCATTACACACTAAAACCCCCCAAGAAAACAACACTCTCACTTACTCCCCAGCTCTCACTTCAACAGTTCAGTTCATTACTTTAATCTCAGTTCTTCCTTCTCTTAGGGTTTGCTTATCGGCGATTAAAAAATCATGGCATCTACTTCTTCCGATCCCGGCCTCAAACCGGAACTCGGAatcggcggcggcggcggagaGAGCTCAGAGGCAGTGATAGCAAATGATCAGTTATTAATGTACAGAGGAATAAAGAAAGCAAAAAAAGACAGAGGCTGTACTGCTAAAGAACGTATAAGCAAAATGCCCCCTTGTACTGCCGGTAAACGGAGCTCCATTTACCGTGGAGTTACTAGGTATCCAATCATTTACTTATTTGTCGTTGtttgtttttgagttttgaaatctttttcctaaattttatttagggttgttttaagaattttcAGAAAATTGGAGGGCTTGTTTTTAGTAACTTGAGCATGACTTTCttttgatttaatgtttttttatttaggcATAGATGGACTGGTAGATATGAAGCTCATCTTTGGGATAAAAGCACGTGGAACCAGAATCAGAATAAGAAGGGAAAGCAAGGTTTGTCTCAGTTCTATGTGTGCATATGCGCGGGCAATTCTATATTGTGCATTTATATTGCGTGTTACTGATTGTGTTTTTTGTGATTATACATGGAATTGTGGCTGCTATTCGTTATGCCAGTATACTTGGGTATGTCATCAGTGTGAACATGATCTGTTTTAGTTATGATCTAGTTTGTTTGCGTGTTTTAAGATATATTTATCTATTTGTAGGAGCATATGATGATGAGGAGGCTGCAGCAAGAGCATATGATCTTGCTGCCTTAAAGTATTGGGGTCCTGGGACACTTATTAATTTTCCGGTGAGATACTTGTGTTAAACACTTTCTTTTTTCGTCTATACTATCCAGAATGATTTATATGTTTTGTATTTTAACGAAGAACTAAAATTCAATACTTATGCAttcttgttttattatttaatcgatataaattgaattttcttTCTAGGATAGATTCGGAGTGTGAAGTTTAATGTTTATGATATTTAACCTCatgattcttcttctttttttgcaTCTTGTATAATGTAATAATTCTGTGGTGCAGGTCACTGATTATAGTAGAGATCTTGAAGAAATGCAGAATATGTCAAGAGAAGAGTACCTAGCATCTCTTCGGAGGTATGTTTCTACGTAGCCTGCCAAGTATTTTTGAATTCATCGGCTGAGCTGCTTTAATGGTAGATGTTTTCTGCAGGAAGAGTAGTGCCTTTTCTAGAGGAATATCTAAATACCGTGGGCTTTCCAGGTATGCATTTTCTCTCTGCAATATCATTTTGGCTCCAGGAGTTGttgattcttaaaaaaaaaaatgttaatgcACTTTTCTCTCATTTCACCTAGGATATCATAGTGTCTTCTTGTTGAGTTTTGAGCTTCAAGAAACAACTTAAGGTTGCTTAATGTACTTCTCTTGCAAGTTAACTACGTATGAGTACTCGTAGTTCATGATTAGCTGCCATCTCAAAGatgaaattgaaattaatttttactgTATGACAACACATTTAGTCTGTTCTTCCGATGGAGTGTCCTTAAGGTGCTGTTGTATCCTCAGATATATATGGATAAATAATCTGATATTCTGTTTCTGACTTCTGTTTTCCTTTGTGATATATTACAAAGCAGTCGATGGGATTCCTCATATGGTCGCATGCCTGGATCTGAATATATCAGTAGCATAAATTATGGTAAGGTCTAAAGTTTTGAAGCTCAAGGAATTCTCTTAAACCAGTAACCAAGAAAATTAAGATTTTATGGGAGAATTTTGTGAAAATGTATTTACGTGAAGAACATCGTCATCTTTTGCCAATAGATTGGCAATTAAAGGCTACTATATATGTCTTATTTCTCCCACATATTTTCCTCCAGAACCAGTGCCATCTATCTAATGGTGATATCTCATTTTAAGGTGCAGCGGATGATCCAGCACCGGAAAGCGAGTATGTTGGGAGTCTTTGTTTTGATAGGAAAATTGATCTTACAAGTTACATCAAATGGTGGGGGTCCAACAAAACTCGTGATTCTGTGTCAAAGTCATCCGAGGAAGATATCGGTGAACTTAAATCATTGGAATGGGCATTCCAGCGCACTGAGCCCTACGAAATGCCTCTATTGGGCATGCCTTTTGATGGGAAAAGGCATAAGCGATCCAAGATATCTGCCTTGAGCATTTTATCACGATCAGCTGCTTACAAGAACTTGCAAGAGAAGGCATCAAAAAAGCAAGAAAATTGTGATAATGaggagaataaaaataaaactaccAATAAAATGGATTATGGGAAAGCAGTTGAGAAGTCTACAAGTCACGATGACAGTAATGAGAGACTTGCAGCTCCATTAGGAATGAGCGGGGGACTGTCTCTTCAGAGAAATGTGTATCAACTGGCCCCTTTCTTGTCTGCTCCGCTTCTGACCAGCTACAATACGGTTGATCCCTTAGTAGATCCCATCCTGTGGACATCTATGGTTCCTGTTCTTCCTGCTGGACTTTCTCGTAATTCTGAGGTAGTGTTTTCTTAAattcttttcatttcttttttattaagttGCTCAAGGCATGTTATTCTTAAGGGAAAGACAATCTTAATAGCCTATCTATTTCAATATGAAAGAGCTCGAGGCTGCAGCTTCCTTAGAATTTGCTGTGGAATAATTTGATGAAGTTAGGATTGGAGAAGAATAATATGCTTTCTCTAACACCACATCATGTTCCTAGTGGTTATTATATGAGGTTATAATAAGATGTGGTGTATAAGGGAATTGGAAATCATTGAACTGGAAAGTAGAACAAAATAGCTTTGACATGATGCATATTTTGCATGGTAAAAACTAACATATAATATGCTATTGGTTGTAATGAAGAACTACTGAGTGTAGTCATATGTCTGTGAGTTGCTTTAAGGAGAGAAACAGTGTCCGTACGATTTTTGGACTTAGGATAGAGCTTCTTTGGGTATTTCCTTGGAATCAGGAAGCCTATATACAATACAAATATGAGAGGAGCCGACatcattttcataaaatttaattagttggatCTATTAATAGATAATAGATAAAGTTTGTAATCCTGTATTTATACTTCTTTGAATACTGAAATAAATATCTCATAGAGGTACTTTAGCTTTTACTTGAGCCAATATATTTTCATTGTGTTCCGggttaggggtgtgcaaaaatcaAACCACCGAAAACTGAACCTGGCCGATAAATTCAGTTCGGTAGGAATAgaaaaatttatcttttgattAGGTTTTAGGAGTGAAAAGTGGTTCAGTTTATATTTGGTGCAAACGAAATTAAACTGActgatttggtttggtttaaaaaaaCTGGAGTCTTACGTAAATGATTCGGCTGGGTACTAAAAAAACATTGGTTGGGGCTTCTTGCCTTTTGATGCTATTATGCACAACAAAACGTCAGCTTGCTGAAACTTGGGATGTGGTGCAGGTGACAAAGACAGAGACGAGTTCAAGTTATAGTTTGTTTCGAGCAGAGGAATGAGTGCAATTCCAATGTTTGTTCGGCGTTGCTTATGAATCATAAGAAGATAAAAGATGTAGTGACAGTGCTCTCTTAAGGATAGGTTGAAGAAAGGGAAGTGGTAATGTATATTGATGACATCGTGTAGAGGAGGTTCAACAGATGCAGGAGTAGTAGTATTTCATGATGTTCCAAAGCCTATAATATATATGAGATCTATATCTGAGAGTTAAAATGAGCACACTACTTAGCTACAACAGCTACATACACACTTGTATAGATCACAAATTCTCGCATTTAcgaaatttttactttttattcatATGCCTTGTTATTGTCATTTTCAGTTCTAGTTGGAccaaatataaattaacttgcttttttaaaaaaaatgaactgaaaattgaatatttataatttataatcaaataaaataaaataaaatttgttctTTTGGGTTTAGTTCGGATTCggaaaattaacaaaaaaaaaagtatgataaaaatattaagttt
Coding sequences within it:
- the LOC126676790 gene encoding AP2-like ethylene-responsive transcription factor At2g41710 isoform X1 — its product is MASTSSDPGLKPELGIGGGGGESSEAVIANDQLLMYRGIKKAKKDRGCTAKERISKMPPCTAGKRSSIYRGVTRHRWTGRYEAHLWDKSTWNQNQNKKGKQVYLGAYDDEEAAARAYDLAALKYWGPGTLINFPVTDYSRDLEEMQNMSREEYLASLRRKSSAFSRGISKYRGLSSSRWDSSYGRMPGSEYISSINYGAADDPAPESEYVGSLCFDRKIDLTSYIKWWGSNKTRDSVSKSSEEDIGELKSLEWAFQRTEPYEMPLLGMPFDGKRHKRSKISALSILSRSAAYKNLQEKASKKQENCDNEENKNKTTNKMDYGKAVEKSTSHDDSNERLAAPLGMSGGLSLQRNVYQLAPFLSAPLLTSYNTVDPLVDPILWTSMVPVLPAGLSRNSEVTKTETSSSYSLFRAEE
- the LOC126676790 gene encoding AP2-like ethylene-responsive transcription factor At2g41710 isoform X5 → MASTSSDPGLKPELGIGGGGGESSEAVIANDQLLMYRGIKKAKKDRGCTAKERISKMPPCTAGKRSSIYRGVTRHRWTGRYEAHLWDKSTWNQNQNKKGKQGAYDDEEAAARAYDLAALKYWGPGTLINFPVTDYSRDLEEMQNMSREEYLASLRRKSSAFSRGISKYRGLSSSRWDSSYGRMPGSEYISSINYGAADDPAPESEYVGSLCFDRKIDLTSYIKWWGSNKTRDSVSKSSEEDIGELKSLEWAFQRTEPYEMPLLGMPFDGKRHKRSKISALSILSRSAAYKNLQEKASKKQENCDNEENKNKTTNKMDYGKAVEKSTSHDDSNERLAAPLGMSGGLSLQRNVYQLAPFLSAPLLTSYNTVDPLVDPILWTSMVPVLPAGLSRNSEVTKTETSSSYSLFRAEE
- the LOC126676790 gene encoding AP2-like ethylene-responsive transcription factor At2g41710 isoform X3 gives rise to the protein MASTSSDPGLKPELGIGGGGGESSEAVIANDQLLMYRGIKKAKKDRGCTAKERISKMPPCTAGKRSSIYRGVTRHRWTGRYEAHLWDKSTWNQNQNKKGKQVYLGAYDDEEAAARAYDLAALKYWGPGTLINFPVTDYSRDLEEMQNMSREEYLASLRRKSSAFSRGISKYRGLSSSRWDSSYGRMPGSEYISSINYADDPAPESEYVGSLCFDRKIDLTSYIKWWGSNKTRDSVSKSSEEDIGELKSLEWAFQRTEPYEMPLLGMPFDGKRHKRSKISALSILSRSAAYKNLQEKASKKQENCDNEENKNKTTNKMDYGKAVEKSTSHDDSNERLAAPLGMSGGLSLQRNVYQLAPFLSAPLLTSYNTVDPLVDPILWTSMVPVLPAGLSRNSEVTKTETSSSYSLFRAEE
- the LOC126676790 gene encoding AP2-like ethylene-responsive transcription factor At2g41710 isoform X6 encodes the protein MASTSSDPGLKPELGIGGGGGESSEAVIANDQLLMYRGIKKAKKDRGCTAKERISKMPPCTAGKRSSIYRGVTRHRWTGRYEAHLWDKSTWNQNQNKKGKQGAYDDEEAAARAYDLAALKYWGPGTLINFPVTDYSRDLEEMQNMSREEYLASLRRKSSAFSRGISKYRGLSSRWDSSYGRMPGSEYISSINYGAADDPAPESEYVGSLCFDRKIDLTSYIKWWGSNKTRDSVSKSSEEDIGELKSLEWAFQRTEPYEMPLLGMPFDGKRHKRSKISALSILSRSAAYKNLQEKASKKQENCDNEENKNKTTNKMDYGKAVEKSTSHDDSNERLAAPLGMSGGLSLQRNVYQLAPFLSAPLLTSYNTVDPLVDPILWTSMVPVLPAGLSRNSEVTKTETSSSYSLFRAEE
- the LOC126676790 gene encoding AP2-like ethylene-responsive transcription factor At2g41710 isoform X2, whose protein sequence is MASTSSDPGLKPELGIGGGGGESSEAVIANDQLLMYRGIKKAKKDRGCTAKERISKMPPCTAGKRSSIYRGVTRHRWTGRYEAHLWDKSTWNQNQNKKGKQVYLGAYDDEEAAARAYDLAALKYWGPGTLINFPVTDYSRDLEEMQNMSREEYLASLRRKSSAFSRGISKYRGLSSRWDSSYGRMPGSEYISSINYGAADDPAPESEYVGSLCFDRKIDLTSYIKWWGSNKTRDSVSKSSEEDIGELKSLEWAFQRTEPYEMPLLGMPFDGKRHKRSKISALSILSRSAAYKNLQEKASKKQENCDNEENKNKTTNKMDYGKAVEKSTSHDDSNERLAAPLGMSGGLSLQRNVYQLAPFLSAPLLTSYNTVDPLVDPILWTSMVPVLPAGLSRNSEVTKTETSSSYSLFRAEE
- the LOC126676790 gene encoding AP2-like ethylene-responsive transcription factor At2g41710 isoform X4, whose amino-acid sequence is MASTSSDPGLKPELGIGGGGGESSEAVIANDQLLMYRGIKKAKKDRGCTAKERISKMPPCTAGKRSSIYRGVTRHRWTGRYEAHLWDKSTWNQNQNKKGKQVYLGAYDDEEAAARAYDLAALKYWGPGTLINFPVTDYSRDLEEMQNMSREEYLASLRRKSSAFSRGISKYRGLSSRWDSSYGRMPGSEYISSINYADDPAPESEYVGSLCFDRKIDLTSYIKWWGSNKTRDSVSKSSEEDIGELKSLEWAFQRTEPYEMPLLGMPFDGKRHKRSKISALSILSRSAAYKNLQEKASKKQENCDNEENKNKTTNKMDYGKAVEKSTSHDDSNERLAAPLGMSGGLSLQRNVYQLAPFLSAPLLTSYNTVDPLVDPILWTSMVPVLPAGLSRNSEVTKTETSSSYSLFRAEE